A stretch of the Bradyrhizobium arachidis genome encodes the following:
- a CDS encoding FAD-binding protein → MTRHNPTSEADACAIVAEAAAQRTPLAIQGGGTKRAFGRPPQFESTLSSSLMTKVTLYEPAEFVISTEPGASLSGIVRLLAEHRQELAFEPLDYRPLLGSDGEPTIGAVAAMNLSGPRRIAGGAARDSSLGVRFVNGRGEAIKSGGRVMKNVTGLDLVKLMIGAHGTLGFLTEVTFKVVPSAQRVATLCLVGLSDRTAIATLSAALGSPYDVSGAAHLPAKIGGGARTLIRVEGFPDSVEYRLGELRSLLKAFGTAEVLADGTGKDLWVAIRDATVLAEPRDKAIWRISTAPTKGPDVAALIARTIDARWFFDWGGGLIWLACSTASAAGAATIRAAIRQAGGHATLVRAPEDVRAAVDVFDPPVKAIARLQTGLKASLDPAGIFNPGRMFPEL, encoded by the coding sequence ATGACCCGTCATAATCCAACGTCTGAGGCTGATGCCTGCGCAATCGTTGCAGAAGCTGCGGCGCAGCGCACTCCACTGGCAATTCAGGGCGGTGGGACGAAGCGCGCGTTCGGCAGGCCGCCGCAGTTCGAGTCGACCCTCTCATCATCGCTAATGACAAAAGTCACGCTCTATGAGCCAGCAGAATTCGTGATTTCCACCGAGCCTGGCGCCTCTCTCAGCGGGATCGTTCGGCTCCTCGCGGAGCATCGGCAAGAGCTCGCCTTCGAACCCCTCGACTACCGCCCACTGCTGGGCAGCGACGGTGAACCGACGATCGGAGCGGTCGCCGCAATGAACCTTTCAGGACCGCGCCGGATCGCTGGCGGGGCAGCCCGCGATAGTTCTCTCGGGGTGCGGTTCGTCAATGGGCGCGGCGAGGCGATCAAGTCCGGCGGTCGTGTGATGAAGAACGTGACTGGCCTTGACCTCGTCAAACTCATGATCGGCGCGCATGGCACACTCGGCTTCCTGACCGAAGTCACGTTCAAAGTCGTCCCGAGCGCCCAGCGTGTAGCAACATTGTGCCTGGTTGGCCTCTCCGACCGAACCGCCATAGCGACGCTGTCGGCGGCACTCGGCTCGCCGTATGATGTCAGTGGTGCAGCGCACCTGCCCGCGAAAATCGGTGGCGGCGCGCGCACCTTGATCCGCGTCGAGGGGTTTCCCGATTCGGTCGAATATCGCCTCGGGGAGCTGCGGTCGCTTTTGAAAGCGTTCGGCACGGCCGAGGTGCTTGCCGATGGCACTGGGAAGGATCTCTGGGTGGCGATCCGCGATGCAACGGTCCTCGCTGAGCCGCGCGATAAGGCGATCTGGCGCATCTCGACGGCACCCACCAAAGGTCCTGATGTCGCGGCGCTGATTGCTCGGACTATCGATGCGCGGTGGTTCTTTGACTGGGGTGGCGGGTTGATCTGGCTGGCGTGCTCAACGGCCAGTGCCGCCGGTGCGGCAACGATTCGCGCAGCGATCCGTCAGGCCGGTGGACATGCCACTCTCGTTCGCGCACCCGAAGACGTCCGTGCTGCGGTCGATGTATTTGATCCGCCGGTCAAAGCCATCGCGCGGCTTCAGACCGGGCTGAAAGCCTCTCTCGATCCGGCCGGCATATTCAATCCTGGCCGGATGTTTCCCGAGCTGTAA
- a CDS encoding aminoacyl-histidine dipeptidase, which yields MSAHQTATTTVNDRRPDVAAHSVGADKSGVLADLKPDVFFRYFEEISRIPRGSYNEKQVSDYIAKFARDRGLECYQDDIHNILVKKPGTSGYENASPLIFHGHTDIVCESDEGVEHDFEKQGIKLRIDGDFIHGTGTTLGADNTVGVALALSVLDAKDIPHPPLEVVLTVQEEVGKGGAQHFDASRLTGRRLIDFNWHDPKSLFAGCAGDISARFRIPVEWQKAPAGLTAMRLFVKGLSSGHSEFDIHLERANAIVLLARVVGALLDELPVRLASVRGGVNRYVIPGDAEALLLVHQADVDRASEIVRNVAADIKKEFFVSDPKLEVGLEPSDGLIERVLSDVTASSVVQAITLTPNGVQSMSLTIANLVESSNTIALLSTSDEEVEILSTIPSAISSRRYAILKRIERLAELMGRGTKVTTFADCPEWPYNKDSKLLAVASRAFEDTFKARPHVEVSHSSLELGLFNKKIPGIDMISIGPEAFDVHTTRERLNHTTVEPIWRLLKEILRNLRD from the coding sequence ATGTCTGCGCACCAGACCGCAACAACAACCGTAAACGATCGACGTCCAGACGTGGCCGCTCACTCAGTGGGAGCCGATAAGAGTGGAGTCCTTGCGGACCTCAAACCCGACGTCTTCTTTCGCTACTTCGAAGAGATCAGCCGCATTCCCCGCGGGTCCTATAACGAGAAGCAGGTGAGCGACTACATCGCAAAGTTCGCGCGGGACCGCGGGCTCGAGTGTTACCAGGACGACATCCACAATATTCTTGTCAAGAAGCCGGGAACGAGCGGATACGAGAACGCGTCGCCGCTCATCTTCCACGGTCATACCGACATCGTGTGCGAGAGCGATGAAGGTGTGGAGCACGATTTCGAGAAGCAGGGCATCAAGCTGCGGATCGACGGCGACTTCATCCATGGCACCGGTACGACGCTTGGCGCCGATAACACGGTGGGTGTGGCGCTGGCGCTATCCGTGCTCGACGCCAAGGACATTCCCCATCCGCCGCTCGAGGTCGTACTGACAGTCCAGGAAGAGGTCGGAAAGGGAGGCGCTCAACACTTCGATGCGTCCCGTCTGACGGGTCGGCGGTTGATCGACTTCAACTGGCACGATCCCAAGAGTCTGTTCGCCGGCTGCGCGGGCGATATCTCGGCGCGCTTCCGGATTCCGGTCGAATGGCAGAAGGCGCCGGCCGGCTTGACGGCGATGCGCCTGTTCGTGAAGGGACTGAGCAGCGGCCACTCGGAGTTCGACATTCACCTCGAGCGCGCCAACGCGATCGTCCTTCTCGCTCGGGTCGTCGGTGCGCTCCTCGACGAACTGCCGGTCCGGCTGGCGTCGGTCAGGGGAGGCGTCAATCGGTACGTCATTCCGGGAGACGCCGAAGCGCTCCTGCTCGTGCATCAGGCAGATGTGGATCGTGCGAGCGAGATCGTCCGGAATGTCGCCGCAGATATCAAGAAGGAGTTCTTCGTCAGCGACCCGAAGCTCGAGGTCGGTCTGGAGCCGAGCGACGGTCTCATCGAACGCGTCCTTTCGGATGTTACCGCCAGTTCGGTCGTCCAGGCGATCACGCTGACGCCCAACGGCGTCCAAAGCATGAGCCTCACAATCGCGAATCTGGTGGAGAGTTCGAACACCATTGCCCTGTTGTCGACAAGCGACGAGGAAGTCGAGATCCTATCGACCATTCCGAGCGCGATTAGCTCGCGGCGCTACGCCATCCTCAAACGTATCGAGCGGCTGGCCGAGCTGATGGGGCGTGGGACCAAGGTTACCACCTTCGCCGATTGCCCGGAGTGGCCCTACAACAAGGATTCGAAGCTTCTGGCCGTCGCCAGCCGCGCGTTCGAGGATACCTTCAAGGCAAGGCCTCACGTTGAAGTATCGCACTCGAGCCTCGAGTTGGGTCTCTTCAACAAGAAGATCCCGGGGATCGACATGATCTCGATCGGACCGGAAGCGTTCGATGTGCATACCACTCGAGAGCGTCTCAATCACACTACTGTTGAGCCCATCTGGCGGCTTCTGAAGGAAATACTCCGCAATCTCAGAGATTAG
- a CDS encoding transketolase family protein, whose protein sequence is MKVTSSTTTAKPRLTTSAMIASIAAEGQPTRAAPFGHALIELARRRPEVVGMTADLGKYTDLHVFAKEFPDRYYQMGMAEQLLFGGASGLAAEGFMPFVTTYAVFASRRAYDFIHQTIAEEDRNVKIACALPGLTSGYGPSHQAAEDLALFRAMPNMTIIDPCDALEIEQVVPAMAEHHGPVYMRLLRGQVPLVLDEYDYKFELGKAKQLRGGDDVLIISSGLLTMRALEAAKKLEADRIGASVLHVPTIKPLDVETIVAACRRPGRAVVVAENHTIIGGLGEAVAAVLMRERVHPAFHTIGLPDEFLAAGALPTLHDRYGISTDAIVGSVKSWL, encoded by the coding sequence ATGAAGGTCACGTCGAGCACCACCACGGCGAAGCCGCGCCTGACGACGTCGGCAATGATCGCCTCGATCGCCGCAGAGGGGCAACCGACGAGAGCCGCGCCATTCGGCCATGCCTTGATCGAGCTCGCGCGCCGGCGTCCGGAAGTCGTCGGAATGACTGCGGACCTTGGCAAATACACCGATCTCCATGTGTTCGCGAAGGAGTTTCCGGACCGCTACTATCAAATGGGTATGGCCGAGCAGCTGCTGTTTGGTGGCGCGTCCGGTCTTGCCGCAGAAGGCTTCATGCCCTTTGTGACGACCTACGCGGTGTTCGCTTCCCGGCGTGCCTATGATTTCATTCACCAGACCATTGCCGAAGAAGATCGTAATGTGAAGATCGCGTGCGCGTTGCCAGGGCTCACCTCCGGCTACGGCCCGAGCCATCAGGCGGCGGAAGATCTGGCACTGTTCCGCGCGATGCCGAACATGACGATCATCGATCCGTGCGATGCTCTGGAGATAGAGCAGGTCGTGCCCGCCATGGCGGAGCATCATGGCCCGGTCTATATGCGCCTTCTGCGAGGGCAGGTGCCGCTCGTGCTTGACGAGTACGACTACAAGTTCGAGCTTGGAAAGGCGAAGCAGCTGCGAGGCGGGGATGACGTTCTCATCATCTCTTCCGGCCTGCTTACGATGCGGGCATTGGAGGCCGCGAAAAAGCTCGAAGCCGATCGCATCGGCGCGTCGGTCTTGCATGTGCCGACGATCAAGCCGCTCGATGTCGAGACGATTGTGGCGGCTTGCAGAAGGCCGGGGCGGGCGGTCGTCGTCGCGGAGAACCATACGATCATTGGTGGGCTAGGCGAAGCAGTTGCCGCTGTTCTGATGAGGGAGCGTGTGCATCCTGCATTCCACACGATCGGCCTGCCGGACGAATTCCTAGCCGCTGGCGCCTTGCCTACGCTTCACGATCGATACGGAATTTCGACGGATGCGATCGTTGGCAGCGTCAAGTCCTGGCTGTGA
- the glcF gene encoding glycolate oxidase subunit GlcF — protein sequence MQTTFTAEQLQNPATNASEKILRSCVHCGFCTATCPTYLLLGDELDSPRGRIYQIKDMLEGSKPATTPVVKHIDRCLSCLSCMTTCPSGVHYMHLVDHARAYIEQTYRRPFHDRLVRTMLAMILPYPRRFRAAITAAQIGRPLKSVLAGLPHVGVRLAAMLDLAPTHVPRRSASQKPGVFPAMGEKRGRVAILSGCAQPVLRPDFNEAAVRLLARHGVEVVQARGEGCCGALVHHLGHERDSHEFARRNIDAWIAEMDGEGLDAIIITASGCGTTIKDYGFMLREDPAYADKARRVSAIARDITEFLWLMKLDFSPKACDLVVAYHSACSMQHGQKITDEPKALLKRAGFTVKDIPEGHICCGSAGTYNILQPEIAKQLRARKVANIRRVRADLIATGNIGCITQIGDGADIPIVHTIELLDWATGGPAPKSLRSADLKGTRGNNGVSGCSECESPDLAR from the coding sequence ATGCAGACAACATTTACCGCTGAACAACTGCAGAATCCCGCAACAAATGCATCGGAAAAGATCCTTCGGAGCTGCGTTCATTGCGGCTTCTGCACCGCTACCTGTCCGACATATCTTCTGCTTGGTGACGAGCTCGACAGTCCTCGCGGCCGCATCTACCAGATCAAGGACATGCTGGAGGGCAGCAAACCGGCGACCACGCCCGTCGTCAAGCACATCGACCGCTGCCTATCGTGCCTGTCATGCATGACTACCTGTCCGTCGGGCGTGCACTACATGCACCTTGTGGATCATGCTCGCGCCTATATAGAACAGACATATCGGCGGCCCTTCCACGACCGGCTCGTCCGGACCATGCTCGCGATGATCCTTCCCTATCCGAGACGGTTCCGAGCGGCGATCACTGCGGCGCAAATTGGCCGGCCATTAAAGTCTGTCTTGGCCGGCTTGCCGCATGTAGGCGTTCGGCTTGCCGCGATGCTCGATCTCGCGCCAACCCATGTGCCACGTCGATCCGCCTCACAAAAGCCGGGTGTCTTTCCGGCGATGGGAGAGAAGCGCGGCCGCGTCGCAATTCTCAGCGGTTGTGCCCAGCCTGTACTACGCCCCGATTTCAATGAGGCAGCCGTCCGGCTCCTGGCCCGCCACGGCGTCGAGGTGGTGCAAGCCAGAGGTGAGGGGTGCTGTGGCGCGCTGGTCCATCATCTCGGACACGAACGCGATTCACACGAATTCGCAAGGAGAAATATCGACGCATGGATCGCGGAGATGGATGGCGAGGGCCTCGACGCGATCATCATCACGGCGTCTGGATGCGGAACGACGATCAAGGATTATGGCTTTATGCTCCGTGAAGATCCCGCCTATGCCGATAAGGCACGGCGGGTTTCGGCAATCGCGCGAGATATCACCGAATTCCTCTGGCTGATGAAATTGGACTTCTCACCGAAAGCGTGCGATCTCGTCGTCGCCTACCATTCGGCCTGTTCGATGCAGCATGGTCAAAAGATCACTGATGAACCGAAAGCGTTGCTTAAACGGGCCGGCTTTACGGTAAAGGATATACCTGAAGGACACATCTGCTGCGGATCGGCGGGGACTTACAACATTCTTCAGCCGGAAATAGCGAAACAACTGCGTGCGCGAAAAGTGGCGAACATCCGACGCGTGAGAGCAGACCTAATCGCGACGGGAAACATAGGCTGCATCACGCAGATCGGCGATGGCGCCGACATACCGATCGTCCATACGATCGAGTTGCTCGATTGGGCGACCGGAGGGCCAGCGCCGAAGTCATTGCGGTCGGCTGATCTTAAAGGCACGCGAGGTAACAACGGTGTGTCTGGTTGCAGCGAGTGCGAGAGTCCCGACCTTGCGCGGTGA
- a CDS encoding transketolase, whose product MTVQGHNVSLHERARRIRCHALRMGEVQGQGYIAQALDIADVLAVAYFHAMRYRPEDPDWEERDRFLLSNGHYAIALYAALIEAGIVPEAELETYGFDDSRLPMSGMASYTPGMEMSGGSLGLGLAIAVGRCLGLKRKGSDSFVYTLFSDGELDEGSKWEAMMSAAHYKLDNLIAVVDVNNQQADGPSGQMMGFEPLVDKVRAFGWFVQRVDGNDLNAVVAAFDAASAHQEAVPRMIIADTVMGKGVPFLEARERNHFMRVDANEWKLALAALQDGSQL is encoded by the coding sequence ATGACGGTTCAAGGCCACAACGTCTCACTGCACGAACGAGCTCGCCGCATCAGATGCCATGCGCTCCGAATGGGCGAAGTGCAGGGGCAGGGCTACATCGCCCAAGCCCTGGATATCGCTGATGTATTGGCGGTGGCTTACTTCCATGCCATGCGGTATCGGCCGGAAGATCCAGATTGGGAAGAGCGCGACCGCTTCCTTCTCTCCAATGGTCACTATGCAATTGCGCTGTACGCCGCCTTGATTGAGGCGGGCATCGTTCCGGAGGCAGAGCTGGAAACCTACGGCTTCGATGATAGCCGTCTGCCAATGTCCGGCATGGCAAGTTACACGCCGGGGATGGAAATGTCGGGCGGTTCGCTGGGGCTCGGTCTTGCCATCGCGGTCGGTCGATGCCTTGGATTGAAGCGAAAAGGATCCGACAGCTTCGTCTACACCTTGTTCTCTGACGGCGAGCTCGATGAAGGATCGAAGTGGGAGGCGATGATGTCCGCCGCCCACTACAAGTTGGACAATCTCATCGCCGTTGTCGATGTCAACAACCAGCAGGCGGACGGCCCTTCCGGGCAAATGATGGGCTTCGAACCGCTAGTCGACAAAGTTCGGGCATTCGGCTGGTTCGTTCAGCGTGTGGACGGCAACGATCTCAATGCCGTCGTTGCAGCATTCGACGCGGCATCGGCGCATCAGGAAGCCGTGCCACGAATGATTATCGCCGATACGGTCATGGGAAAAGGGGTGCCGTTTCTCGAAGCGCGTGAGCGGAATCATTTCATGCGCGTCGATGCGAATGAGTGGAAGTTGGCGCTCGCGGCGCTGCAGGATGGGAGCCAGCTATGA